From Drosophila suzukii unplaced genomic scaffold, CBGP_Dsuzu_IsoJpt1.0 scf_6, whole genome shotgun sequence, the proteins below share one genomic window:
- the LOC139355026 gene encoding uncharacterized PE-PGRS family protein PE_PGRS46-like, which yields MSTRVTRAEARRRMAALQEPRPVQGWSETRPTRAPRRALERTRDEDSAPEPAVSSDSDVEVVGDPAVEERVATPEGGGGRSDTARDDGRRRSGTPEEPLGGGLSGHRGDSETVPRPGAVGRGAAAVDGGGGEMADAAAAGPRGGGGAMACPLARGGGRGATAVGGTGGGFVGGATHPQIRGRGAQPEERGWGRAMRAIPSAVVARGTTHSPLRGGVAHRRRSRRRSTVGHAAVEAGPATHAAIHGATATGGAHAKRGVDRAADATTAEGGSPPGTGGGAVGGADGGAGRAREHTGVRGRGRTVAAADADMDVAREARDRTDEGGAQDMGGGGTQGEPSGPPDEKPTGCVGSADTKHGPANTGDDGSDGGGGVAGEGTVGVARATGHPKTSVAASSFDARIDAPAAAVHAASFGPGRRRLARGRQERVAGGN from the coding sequence ATGAGCACACGCGTCACCAGAGCCGAAGCACGCAGGAGGATGGCGGCCCTCCAGGAACCTCGCCCGGTGCAAGGATGGTCGGAGACCCGGCCTACCCGAGCTCCGCGGCGGGCCCTGGAGCGGACCCGAGACGAGGACTCCGCACCAGAACCCGCGGtgagctccgacagcgacgtggAGGTGGTCGGCGATCCCGCCGTCGAGGAGAGAGTGGCGACTCCGGAAGGCGGCGGCGGGCGGTCGGATACCGCGCGGGACGACGGACGTCGGAGGAGCGGAACTCCCGAGGAGCCACTCGGAGGAGGTCTGTCGGGCCACCGAGGAGACTCGGAAACGGTTCCGAGACCGGGAGCCGTCGGACGTGGAGCAGCAGCGGTcgacggaggaggaggcgaGATGGCAGACGCGGCGGCGGCAGGACCacgaggcggcggcggcgcgATGGCATGCCCGCTTGCGAGAGGCGGAGGAAGAGGAGCGACGGCTGTGGGAGGCACCGGTGGAGGATTCGTGGGAGGTGCCACTCACCCCCAGATACGCGGCCGAGGAGCCCAGCCCGAGGAGCGAGGATGGGGACGAGCCATGCGCGCCATCCCCTCCGCGGTGGTTGCCAGAGGTACCACCCACTCCCCGCTACGAGGGGGAGTGGCTCACAGACGACGCTCGAGACGGAGGAGCACCGTTGGCCACGCCGCCGTGGAGGCCGGCCCGGCCACCCACGCCGCGATACATGGAGCCACAGCGACCGGAGGAGCACACGCCAAGCGAGGTGTCGACCGCGCAGCCGATGCCACAACCGCAGAAGGAGGAAGTCCACCAGGCACGGGCGGAGGAGCCGTCGGTGGTGCGGACGGAGGTGCCGGCCGCGCACGTGAGCACACGGGCGTTCGTGGCCGAGGGCGTACGGTGGCGGCAGCAGACGCTGATATGGACGTGGCCCGAGAGGCCCGCGACAGGACCGACGAAGGAGGAGCCCAGGATATGGGAGGAGGGGGTACCCAAGGTGAACCCTCGGGACCCCCGGACGAGAAGCCGACCGGATGCGTGGGTTCCGCCGACACCAAGCACGGGCCCGCCAACACCGGCGACGACGGCAGCGACGGGGGAGGCGGAGTCGCTGGAGAAGGGACCGTGGGTGTGGCCCGAGCCACCGGCCACCCAAAGACCTCCGTTGCAGCGTCAAGCTTCGACGCCCGGATCGACGCGCCCGCGGCCGCAGTTCATGCGGCAAGTTTCGGCCCCGGAAGAAGGCGGCTGGCGCGAGGTCGCCAGGAGCGAGTGGCCGGAGGGAATTGA
- the LOC139355027 gene encoding PE-PGRS family protein PE_PGRS16-like, producing the protein MSTRVTRAEARRRMAALQEPRPVQGWSETRPTRAPRRALERTGDEDSAPEPAVSSDSDVEVVGDPAVEERVATPEGGGGRSDTARDDGRRRSGTPEEPLGGGLSGHRGDSETVPRPGAVGRGAAAVDGGGGEMADAAAAGPRGGGGAMACPLARGGGRGATAVGGTGGGFVGGATHPQIRGRGAQPEERGWGRAMRAIPSAVVARGTTHSPLRGGVAHRRRSRRRSTVGHAAVEAGPATHAAIHGATATGGAHAKRGVDRAADATTAEGGSPPGTGGGAVGGADGGAGRAREHTGVRGRGRTVAAADADMDVAREARDRTDEGGAQDMGGGGTQGEPSGPPDENPTGCVGSADTKHGPANTGDDGSDGGGGVAGEGTVGVARATGHPKTSVAASSFDARIDAPAAAVHAARFGPGRRRLARGRQERVAGGN; encoded by the coding sequence ATGAGCACACGCGTCACCAGAGCCGAAGCACGCAGGAGGATGGCGGCCCTCCAGGAACCTCGCCCGGTGCAAGGATGGTCGGAGACCCGGCCTACCCGAGCTCCGCGGCGGGCCCTGGAGCGGACCGGAGACGAGGACTCCGCACCAGAACCCGCGGtgagctccgacagcgacgtggAGGTGGTCGGCGATCCCGCCGTCGAGGAGAGAGTGGCGACTCCGGAAGGCGGCGGCGGGCGGTCGGATACCGCGCGGGACGACGGACGTCGGAGGAGCGGAACTCCCGAGGAGCCACTCGGAGGAGGTCTGTCGGGCCACCGAGGAGACTCGGAAACGGTTCCGAGACCGGGAGCCGTCGGACGTGGAGCAGCAGCGGTcgacggaggaggaggcgaGATGGCAGACGCGGCGGCGGCAGGACCacgaggcggcggcggcgcgATGGCATGCCCGCTTGCGAGAGGCGGAGGAAGAGGAGCGACGGCTGTGGGAGGCACCGGTGGAGGATTCGTGGGAGGTGCCACTCACCCCCAGATACGCGGCCGAGGAGCCCAGCCCGAGGAGCGAGGATGGGGACGAGCCATGCGCGCCATCCCCTCCGCGGTGGTTGCCAGAGGTACCACCCACTCCCCGCTACGAGGGGGAGTGGCTCACAGACGACGCTCGAGACGGAGGAGCACCGTTGGCCACGCCGCCGTGGAGGCCGGCCCGGCCACCCACGCCGCGATACATGGAGCCACAGCGACCGGAGGAGCACACGCCAAGCGAGGTGTCGACCGCGCAGCCGATGCCACAACCGCAGAAGGAGGAAGTCCACCAGGCACGGGCGGAGGAGCCGTCGGTGGTGCGGACGGAGGTGCCGGCCGCGCACGTGAGCACACGGGCGTTCGTGGCCGAGGGCGTACGGTGGCGGCAGCAGACGCTGATATGGACGTGGCCCGAGAGGCCCGCGACAGGACCGACGAAGGAGGAGCCCAGGATATGGGAGGAGGGGGTACCCAAGGTGAACCCTCGGGACCCCCGGACGAGAATCCGACAGGATGCGTGGGTTCCGCCGACACCAAGCACGGGCCCGCCAACACCGGCGACGACGGCAGCGACGGGGGAGGCGGAGTCGCTGGAGAAGGGACCGTGGGTGTGGCCCGAGCCACCGGCCACCCAAAGACCTCCGTTGCAGCGTCAAGCTTCGACGCCCGGATCGACGCGCCCGCGGCCGCAGTTCATGCGGCAAGATTCGGCCCCGGAAGAAGGCGGTTGGCGCGAGGTCGCCAGGAGCGAGTGGCCGGAGGGAATTGA
- the LOC139355028 gene encoding fibrous sheath CABYR-binding protein-like, translated as MSIRVTRAEARRRMAALQEPRPGQGWMETRPTGAPRRALERSRDEDSAPEPAEREWRLRKAAAGGRIPRGTTEVGGGAELPRSHSEEVCRATEETRKRFRDREPSDVEQQRSTEEEARWQTRRRQDHEAAAARWHARLREAEEEERRLWEAPVEDSWEVPLTPRYAAEEPSPRSEDGDEPCAPSPPRWLPEVPPTPRYEGEWLTDDARDGGAPFATPPWRPARPPTPRYMEPQRPEEQTPSEVSTAQPMPQPQKEEVHQARAEEPSVVRTEVPAAHVSTRAFVAEGVRADEGGAQDMGGGGTQGEPSGLPDEKPTGCVGSADTKHGPANTGDDGAESLEKGPWVWPEPPATQRPPLQRQASTPGSTRPRPQFMRQVSAPEEGGWREVARSEWPEGIEEALAVATARRKGGRRCVLVCEGGRRYRVRLGVAGIGVFTQ; from the exons ATGAGCATACGCGTCACCAGAGCCGAAGCACGCAGGAGGATGGCGGCCCTCCAGGAACCtcgcccggggcaaggatggatGGAGACCCGGCCTACCGGAGCTCCGCGGCGGGCCCTGGAGCGGTCCCGAGACGAGGACTCCGCACCAGAACCCGCG GAGAGAGAGTGGCGACTCCGGAAGGCGGCGGCGGGCGGTCGGATACCGCGCGGGACGACGGAAGTCGGAGGAGGAGCGGAACTCCCGAGGAGCCACTCGGAGGAGGTCTGTCGGGCCACCGAGGAGACTCGGAAACGGTTCCGAGACCGGGAGCCGTCGGACGTGGAGCAGCAGCGGTcgacggaggaggaggcgaGATGGCAGACGCGGCGGCGGCAGGACCacgaggcggcggcggcgcgATGGCATGCCCGCTTGCGAGAGGCGGAGGAAGAGGAGCGACGGCTGTGGGAGGCACCGGTGGAGGATTCGTGGGAGGTGCCACTCACCCCCAGATACGCGGCCGAGGAGCCCAGCCCGAGGAGCGAGGATGGGGACGAGCCATGCGCGCCATCCCCTCCGCGGTGGTTGCCAGAGGTACCACCCACTCCCCGCTACGAGGGGGAGTGGCTCACAGACGACGCTCGAGACGGAGGAGCACCGTTTGCCACGCCGCCGTGGAGGCCGGCCCGGCCACCCACGCCGCGATACATGGAGCCACAGCGACCGGAGGAGCAGACGCCAAGCGAGGTGTCGACCGCGCAGCCGATGCCACAACCGCAGAAGGAGGAAGTCCACCAGGCACGAGCGGAGGAGCCGTCGGTGGTGCGGACGGAGGTGCCGGCCGCGCACGTGAGCACACGGGCGTTCGTGGCCGAGGGCGTACG GGCCGACGAAGGAGGAGCCCAGGATATGGGAGGAGGGGGTACCCAAGGTGAACCCTCGGGACTCCCGGACGAGAAGCCGACAGGATGCGTGGGTTCCGCCGACACCAAGCACGGGCCCGCCAACACCGGCGACGACGGGGCGGAGTCGCTGGAGAAGGGACCGTGGGTGTGGCCCGAGCCACCGGCCACCCAAAGACCTCCGTTGCAGCGTCAAGCTTCGACGCCCGGATCGACGCGCCCGCGGCCGCAGTTCATGCGGCAAGTTTCGGCCCCGGAAGAAGGCGGTTGGCGCGAGGTCGCCAGGAGCGAGTGGCCGGAGGGAATTGAGGAGGCACTCGCGGTCGCGACGGCACGGCGGAAGGGCGGCAGGCGTTGCGTCCTGGTCTGCGAAGGCGGAAGGAGGTACCGGGTGAGGCTCGGAGTCGCGGGCATCGGGGTGTTCACTCAATAA